A genome region from Arachis duranensis cultivar V14167 chromosome 6, aradu.V14167.gnm2.J7QH, whole genome shotgun sequence includes the following:
- the LOC107495555 gene encoding BTB/POZ domain-containing protein NPY1 — MKFMKLGSKPDALKADGKSVRYVSSELATDITITVGEVKFCLHKFPLLSKSNRLQRLVSKVDEENSDEIYLDDFPGGPKAFEVCAKFCYGMTVTLNPYNVVAARCAAEFLEMTEDIDKGNLIFKIEVFLNSSIFRSWKDSIIVLQTTKALLPWSEDLKIIGRCIDSIASKTSVDPGNITWSYTYNRKLTEPDNIVEETSQEKVKHVPRDWWVEDICELDIDLYRRVMITVKSKGRMDGVVIGEALKIYAIRWLPDSVDELVSGAHAQRYKTLVETIVCLLPSDNGVGCSCSFLLKLLKVAILVEADESSREELTKSISLKLHEASVKDLLIPARSPQSTMFDVDLVQGLLNRYMSEEKDGLNFEANEKKDKVNDESLLRSMSLLNVGKLVDGYIREISHDPNLSLASFIALSQSIPKSARPNHDGLYRAIDIYLKEHPGLTKAEKRNICGLMDVKKLTIDASTHAAQNDRLPLRVIVQVLYFEQVKASAIPQSINNIPHGPSNADSNGDDECKQTEGESCQYLDNQVCHLKEGELCKNGKLNKKNSKNSRSGTQLLPSRSRRIFDKLWNVGKGQAENRSSETSGSSNSPASIVPGDTKSSGSSLRHRRHSIS; from the exons atgaagtttaTGAAGTTGGGATCAAAGCCTGATGCCCTTAAAGCTGATGGAAAATCTGTCAG GTATGTGTCATCTGAATTGGCTACAGATATCACAATCACTGTCGGTGAAGTTAAGTTTTGCCTTCACAAG TTCCCTCTACTCTCCAAGAGCAATCGATTACAGAGGTTAGTATCGAAGGTTGATGAAGAGAATTCTGATGAAATATACTTGGATGACTTCCCTGGAGGACCGAAGGCCTTCGAAGTTTGCGCAAAATTCTGCTATGGAATGACAGTTACTCTAAATCCTTATAATGTAGTGGCTGCTCGTTGTGCTGCGGAATTCCTTGAGATGACTGAAGATATCGATAAAGGAAACTTGATTTTCAAGATTGAGGTGTTTTTGAACTCTAGTATCTTTCGTAGCTGGAAAGATTCGATAATTGTTCTCCAAACAACAAAGGCTCTTCTTCCATGGTCTGAGGATCTGAAGATCATTGGGAGATGCATTGATTCCATTGCTTCAAAGACTTCAGTGGACCCAGGCAACATCACTTGGTCTTACACTTATAACCGGAAATTAACAGAACCGGATAATATTGTGGAGGAGACATCCCAAGAGAAAGTTAAGCATGTTCCAAGGGATTGGTGGGTTGAAGATATATGTGAATTGGACATTGATCTTTATAGAAGAGTGATGATTACAGTGAAATCAAAGGGAAGAATGGATGGTGTTGTGATTGGGGAGGCACTAAAAATCTATGCTATAAGATGGTTACCCGATTCTGTAGATGAATTGGTGTCTGGTGCCCACGCCCAGAGGTACAAAACTTTGGTAGAAACCATTGTGTGTCTGCTGCCGAGTGATAATGGCGTTGGTTGTTCATGTAGCTTCTTGCTCAAGTTATTGAAAGTGGCAATACTAGTTGAAGCTGATGAGTCATCGAGAGAAGAGTTGACGAAGAGCATCAGCCTGAAATTACATGAAGCTTCTGTGAAAGACTTGTTGATTCCAGCAAGGTCTCCTCAAAGTACTATGTTTGATGTTGATTTGGTACAAGGTCTTTTGAATCGATACATGAGTGAAGAAAAGGACGGCCTTAATTTCGAAGCCAATGAGAAGAAAGATAAAGTAAATGATGAATCCCTTTTGAGGAGTATGTCCTTGTTGAATGTTGGCAAGTTGGTTGATGGTTATATCAGAGAAATTTCGCACGATCCGAATCTCAGCCTTGCTAGTTTTATTGCTTTGTCTCAGTCAATTCCGAAGTCTGCTAGGCCAAATCATGATGGTTTGTACAGAGCTATTGATATCTACTTGAAG GAGCACCCTGGTCTGACAAAAGCTGAAAAAAGGAACATATGTGGACTCATGGATGTCAAAAAATTAACCATTGATGCGTCGACACACGCCGCTCAAAATGATCGTCTTCCTCTCCGGGTTATAGTGCAGGTTCTCTATTTTGAGCAGGTCAAAGCTTCTGCCATCCCTCAATCCATTAATAACATTCCACACGGCCCTTCAAATGCCGACTCAAACGGAGACGATGAATGCAAACAAACTGAGGGTGAGAGCTGTCAATACCTTGACAACCAAGTATGTCACTTGAAAGAAGGAGAGTTGTGCAAGAATGGAAAGTTGAACAAGAAGAATAGCAAGAACAGCCGGAGCGGCACGCAGTTGTTGCCTTCTCGGTCGAGGAGGATCTTTGATAAGTTGTGGAATGTGGGAAAAGGACAGGCAGAGAATAGGAGTTCAGAGACTTCAGGGAGTTCTAATAGCCCAGCTTCAATAGTTCCTGGGGACACCAAATCTTCTGGTTCATCTTTAAGACACCGGAGGCATTCTATATCTTAG